AATTTCCGGTTCAGTAAGAGGATCTTCAAATCTTTTCCTGCAATCAAGCTTTCTAATGCAGTTTAAAATTTCTTTTGCATCATCAACCAATTCTCTTCTTCTTTCAGAAATATTTCCTTCAACTGACATTTTCGGAGAACCTTCAAGAATATTCTCTATCACCTTTGAAACAATGAAGCAGCTCTCAATAATGTCAGCGGGTTTTGCTGCATATTCAGATTCACATGCGGCAACCACATGAACTATCTGCGGGTTTATCTGCATCTGAAGATATGTTGAAGAAGCAAGCTGGCCTTTATTTTTAAACAGGTTGCTGGTCATACTGAAAAGACCTGTTCTTGTTTCACGAACAGAATTAAATGTGTCGTCATGCAATGATTCTATAAGTTCAATTTTTGCAAGCATTTTAGCCATATCCATACTGAAATCAGTTTCCGGAGGAGTATTGAACATATACTGGGCAACATAATTCTTAACACCCATTTTTTTTGCATTATATGCTGCAAGATAAGCTGTAGCGACAGCAATTGAATCAGAAGAATATCTCAGGCTCCAGTGATGTGATTCGTTTACTTCAACAGGAATGTCTCTATCGGCATGCCATCTCATTACTTTCTGATTTTCACTGATAGCATTTTCAAGTTTTCTTATGCTTCTGTTATCAAGCTCGTTATACCAGAATAAGGGGACAGCGCACCATGCATTTTCAATTGTTTCATGCAGAACCTGCGCAAAACTTATAATATCATTCGTTCCGCTGTAACATCTCATTATTGGAAAATTCCCTGTCTTTGCCGCTTTTCGCAGTTTTTTCAGATCATCTCTGCTTCTAATGGGAACACCGCCTGCCCCGTTAAGGCTTTCCCTCATTTTTTCAGGATGAAAGAAAAATTCCTGGGTATTCTGGTCTGGACCAAGGGAAATGACATCCAGAACCCCGCTTTCAGCAATTTCTTTTATCCCCCTTACTGTTTCATCAAAATCAGGTCTGCCATAATGATGCCTCAGCAAAGGAAAAGGTTCTTTATATTTTATCCTCTCCAGCAAAAGCTGTGGGGGTATGTTTTCCCTGTAATTTTCAAATTTATGCCCTTTCAAAAAATCTGAGACTT
The DNA window shown above is from Actinomycetota bacterium and carries:
- a CDS encoding cobalamin B12-binding domain-containing protein, with protein sequence MKKDLRILAASVAGCVHVAGMLKFLQTAKDEGFTTSFAGSALEIDKLILKVNEFNPDILGISYRLSPESAIVAFKELIKKLQEKTNREKIILVLGTTKSVSSALAEAGISNNFSMIFTGGESQKEVSDFLKGHKFENYRENIPPQLLLERIKYKEPFPLLRHHYGRPDFDETVRGIKEIAESGVLDVISLGPDQNTQEFFFHPEKMRESLNGAGGVPIRSRDDLKKLRKAAKTGNFPIMRCYSGTNDIISFAQVLHETIENAWCAVPLFWYNELDNRSIRKLENAISENQKVMRWHADRDIPVEVNESHHWSLRYSSDSIAVATAYLAAYNAKKMGVKNYVAQYMFNTPPETDFSMDMAKMLAKIELIESLHDDTFNSVRETRTGLFSMTSNLFKNKGQLASSTYLQMQINPQIVHVVAACESEYAAKPADIIESCFIVSKVIENILEGSPKMSVEGNISERRRELVDDAKEILNCIRKLDCRKRFEDPLTEPEIIGKAVRKGILDAPHLKGVPAAKGKIKTGFINGACVSIDKEGKILSEKERLKNI